The Mycolicibacterium cosmeticum sequence GTTTTTCCGGGCAGTAGTAGTTCAGGGCGGCGCCGAGGAACTGCCAGTTCTGTTGGGTGGTGTTGTGCCGGTCGAGGTTGTCGCCGATGAATTTGGCCGAGGCGAACGCGTCGTGGTCGACGTTGTTGTAGAGCCGTTTGCAGACCAGTTTGCCGATCCAGGCGTTGTAGTCCTTTTGCCCGTAGATGCCGTAGGTGTGCAACTCGTGGGCGAAGTTGGTGTCCGGATCCCG is a genomic window containing:
- a CDS encoding DUF732 domain-containing protein, translating into RDPDTNFAHELHTYGIYGQKDYNAWIGKLVCKRLYNNVDHDAFASAKFIGDNLDRHNTTQQNWQFLGAALNYYCPEKRVILDQAAAAQH